ACTGGCCAATGTGCCGTCCATGCCGGGGTCGCTCGAGGAGGCCCTGAACAACCTCGAAGCGGACCATGCATTCCTCCTGAAGGGCGACGTGTTCACCAAGGATGCCATTGAGACATGGATCAGCTATAAAAGGACCAAGGAGGTGGATGCCCTCAGGCTCCGTCCCCATCCCTACGAGTTCTTTCTGTACTACGACCTTTAATTTATTGACACTAAGCGGGTGGTGGTTGAAAAATCGCCACTACCCGCTCTATTTCTGAATTCGACGTGGCGCGC
This is a stretch of genomic DNA from Nitrospirota bacterium. It encodes these proteins:
- the glnA gene encoding glutamine synthetase (forms a homododecamer; forms glutamine from ammonia and glutamate with the conversion of ATP to ADP and phosphate; also functions in the assimilation of ammonia; highly regulated protein controlled by the addition/removal of adenylyl groups by adenylyltransferase from specific tyrosine residues; addition of adenylyl groups results in inactivation of the enzyme), which encodes LANVPSMPGSLEEALNNLEADHAFLLKGDVFTKDAIETWISYKRTKEVDALRLRPHPYEFFLYYDL